A stretch of Faecalibacterium duncaniae DNA encodes these proteins:
- the ltrA gene encoding group II intron reverse transcriptase/maturase: protein MPSEKHPKAKSVESLRHAEYYDMQRTFDELYTRSQAREVFDNLMELILSKDNIMLAYRNIKSNSGSATPGTDRLRITDIGRLPADEVVARVRKIVRGGINGYTPRSVRRKEIPKPNGKTRPLGIPCIWDRLIQQCIKQVMEPICEAKFSSNSYGFRPNRSVENAIAAIYRLMQRSGLYYVVEFDVKGFFDNVDHSKLIRQLWSMNIRDKELLYVIRRILKAPIQMPDGHLENPKKGTPQGGIISPLLANVVLNELDHWVESQWQNHPVIEKYSYRENAAGCPIHSHAYRAMRNTNLKEMYIVRYADDFRILCRTKEQANRTLIAVTKWLTERLKLEVSPEKTRVVDVRRSYSEFLGFKIRLRKKGKKHVVQSHMCDKAYKRVKADLVKQVGNIKFPRACRGESGEVHLFNSMVMGIQNYYRLATDISLDCNNIGRAVDIVLKNRLKAGKSHRLKKEGRDLTKSEIQRYGKSKRLRYLAQSKEPVYPISYIRCKKPMDLKRNVCAYTPQGRSEIHNDLQMDTTLLLQLMKATAYSRSAEYMDNRISLFSAQQGKCAVTGKTFESVSDIHCHHKRPKSLGGTDCYGNLVLVLAPVHELIHATNKSAIDSRLSVLKLNRQQLAKLNRLRISAEVKPIDSEEIALELNSHNGMTKEIKKTV from the coding sequence ATGCCAAGTGAGAAACATCCCAAAGCAAAAAGCGTGGAATCCCTCCGCCACGCAGAATACTATGACATGCAGCGTACCTTTGATGAACTATATACCAGGAGTCAGGCCAGAGAAGTATTCGATAACCTGATGGAACTGATTTTGTCGAAAGATAATATCATGCTGGCGTATCGGAACATTAAGTCCAATTCCGGAAGTGCAACCCCGGGAACGGACAGACTGCGAATAACAGATATTGGCAGACTTCCTGCTGATGAAGTTGTTGCAAGGGTACGAAAAATTGTCAGAGGAGGAATAAACGGCTATACCCCCAGAAGCGTAAGAAGAAAAGAAATCCCGAAGCCGAACGGAAAGACCAGACCACTGGGAATCCCGTGCATTTGGGACAGGCTGATACAGCAATGTATTAAGCAAGTCATGGAGCCAATCTGCGAAGCAAAATTCAGCAGTAATAGCTATGGATTCCGTCCGAATAGGTCGGTTGAAAATGCAATCGCTGCAATCTATCGCCTTATGCAGAGGTCAGGACTTTACTATGTAGTAGAGTTCGATGTGAAAGGCTTCTTTGACAATGTAGACCACTCGAAACTGATACGGCAACTGTGGTCGATGAATATTCGAGATAAAGAATTGCTCTACGTTATCCGCAGAATCCTAAAAGCCCCAATTCAGATGCCCGATGGACATCTGGAAAATCCCAAGAAAGGAACACCGCAAGGTGGAATAATATCTCCCCTGTTGGCAAATGTTGTGCTGAATGAGCTTGACCACTGGGTCGAAAGTCAATGGCAGAACCATCCGGTTATAGAGAAATACTCCTACAGGGAAAATGCAGCAGGATGCCCGATACACAGTCATGCGTACCGGGCTATGCGGAATACAAACCTGAAAGAAATGTATATCGTGCGATATGCGGATGACTTTCGGATTCTTTGCAGAACAAAAGAACAAGCGAATCGAACGCTGATAGCGGTAACAAAATGGTTGACCGAACGCTTAAAACTTGAAGTTTCACCAGAGAAAACGAGAGTTGTCGATGTCAGAAGGAGCTATTCAGAATTTCTCGGATTCAAAATCCGATTGCGCAAAAAAGGGAAAAAGCATGTTGTGCAGTCGCACATGTGCGATAAGGCATACAAGCGGGTCAAAGCCGACCTTGTAAAGCAGGTTGGAAATATTAAGTTTCCAAGAGCCTGCCGAGGAGAATCGGGTGAAGTCCACCTGTTCAACTCTATGGTCATGGGAATCCAGAACTACTACCGACTAGCAACAGATATTAGTCTTGACTGCAACAACATTGGCAGAGCAGTCGATATTGTTCTTAAGAACAGGCTGAAAGCCGGAAAATCCCATCGTCTGAAAAAAGAAGGCCGCGACCTGACGAAAAGCGAAATCCAACGATATGGAAAATCTAAAAGGCTGAGATACCTTGCTCAATCCAAGGAGCCGGTTTACCCGATAAGCTATATCCGGTGTAAAAAACCGATGGATTTGAAGCGGAATGTGTGCGCTTATACACCGCAGGGGCGAAGTGAAATCCACAATGATTTGCAAATGGACACCACCCTGCTTTTACAGCTTATGAAAGCTACAGCATACAGCCGCAGCGCAGAATATATGGATAACCGTATCTCACTTTTCTCTGCCCAGCAGGGAAAATGTGCAGTTACCGGGAAAACGTTTGAAAGCGTGTCAGATATTCACTGTCACCACAAAAGGCCGAAGAGCCTTGGAGGAACGGACTGCTATGGAAACCTTGTGCTGGTCTTAGCACCAGTGCATGAATTGATTCACGCAACGAACAAAAGTGCCATTGATTCGCGTCTTTCTGTCTTAAAGCTAAATCGGCAACAACTGGCAAAACTGAATAGGCTGAGGATTTCGGCAGAAGTGAAACCTATTGATTCGGAAGAAATCGCTTTAGAACTCAATTCTCACAATGGTATGACTAAGGAGATTAAGAAAACTGTTTAA
- a CDS encoding conjugal transfer protein TraE, with protein MSRKTIPRETEKPKKLTRAQKKEIDAVLRKYKGDGKPRTAQATIPYEAIYPDGVCRIDRRTFSKCIAFEDISYQLAQPETRTAIFEHLCDLYNYVDASIHVQLSFLNRKVDPVQYAKSFEIAPQGDDFDDIRAEYTAILQKQLASGNNGIVKTKYLTFTIEADSLKTARARLARIGLDLLGYFKTMGCVAHVMDGQERLEVLHGIFHPDGEPFRFDWDWLAPSGLSTKDFVAPSSLCFGTAKTFGLGGKYGAVSFLQILAPELSDEMLADFLKTESGILVNLHVQAIDQTEAIKTIKRKITDLDAMKIQEQKKAVRSGYDMDIRATRS; from the coding sequence TTGTCCAGAAAAACGATACCCCGCGAAACCGAAAAGCCCAAAAAGCTCACCCGCGCCCAGAAAAAAGAAATTGATGCCGTTCTCCGCAAGTACAAGGGTGACGGCAAGCCCCGCACGGCACAGGCCACCATCCCGTATGAAGCCATCTACCCGGACGGTGTGTGCCGCATTGACCGACGCACATTCTCCAAGTGCATTGCCTTTGAGGACATCAGTTATCAGCTGGCCCAGCCGGAAACAAGAACCGCCATCTTTGAACACCTGTGCGACCTCTACAACTATGTGGATGCTTCCATCCATGTGCAGCTGTCTTTTCTCAATCGCAAGGTTGACCCGGTGCAGTACGCAAAAAGTTTTGAGATCGCACCGCAGGGGGATGATTTTGACGACATCCGCGCCGAGTACACCGCCATCCTGCAAAAGCAGCTTGCCAGCGGCAACAACGGCATTGTCAAAACCAAGTACCTGACCTTCACCATCGAGGCTGACAGCCTGAAAACCGCACGGGCACGGCTGGCCCGCATTGGCCTTGACCTGCTGGGCTACTTCAAGACCATGGGCTGTGTGGCGCACGTCATGGACGGGCAGGAGCGTTTGGAGGTGCTGCACGGCATCTTCCACCCGGACGGCGAACCGTTCCGTTTTGACTGGGACTGGCTGGCACCCTCCGGCCTGTCTACCAAGGATTTTGTGGCCCCGTCCTCCCTCTGTTTCGGTACGGCCAAAACCTTTGGTTTGGGCGGCAAGTATGGAGCGGTGAGTTTTTTACAAATCCTTGCGCCGGAACTTTCGGACGAAATGCTGGCCGACTTCCTCAAAACGGAAAGCGGGATTCTCGTCAATCTCCATGTGCAGGCCATTGACCAGACCGAGGCCATCAAGACGATTAAACGAAAAATCACTGACCTTGATGCCATGAAGATTCAGGAGCAGAAAAAAGCTGTTCGTTCCGGGTACGACATGGACATCCGTGCGACTCGTTCCTGA
- a CDS encoding PrgI family protein translates to MAYVTVPKDLTHVKSKVLFGLTKRQLVCFGGALLTGGPLYFLARNYLSNSAAALLMIFAMLPGLLFALFERHGQPLEVVIQQMIQCCFIRPKERPYQTNNAYAALVRQYKMEQEVKAIVQKNDTPRNRKAQKAHPRPEKRN, encoded by the coding sequence ATGGCGTATGTGACCGTTCCCAAAGATTTGACCCATGTAAAATCCAAAGTCTTATTCGGGCTGACCAAGCGGCAGCTGGTCTGCTTCGGCGGTGCGCTCCTCACGGGCGGACCGCTTTATTTTTTGGCCCGGAACTATCTTTCCAACAGTGCAGCGGCCCTGCTGATGATTTTTGCCATGCTACCGGGGCTGCTGTTCGCTCTGTTCGAGCGGCACGGCCAGCCCCTTGAAGTAGTGATTCAGCAAATGATTCAGTGCTGCTTTATCCGTCCCAAGGAAAGGCCCTATCAGACCAACAATGCTTACGCCGCCCTTGTGCGGCAATACAAAATGGAACAGGAGGTAAAGGCCATTGTCCAGAAAAACGATACCCCGCGAAACCGAAAAGCCCAAAAAGCTCACCCGCGCCCAGAAAAAAGAAATTGA
- a CDS encoding VirB6/TrbL-like conjugal transfer protein, CD1112 family, with product MISEIIEKWIKGILIDGITGNLSGLFDNVNAKVGEIASDVGSTPQAWNSGIFNMLRSLSETVVLPIAAAILALVMCHELIQMITEKNNMHDFDTSMFFRWIFKSAFAILIVSNTWNIVMGVFDATQSVVNQSSGVIIGETSIHFDRLIPGLEFQLESMTIGSLLSLWFQTLVVGLTMNILSICIFLVTYGRMIEIYVVTALGPIPLATMGSSEWRSTGQNYLKSLLALGFQAFLIMIVVGIYAVLIRNISGAADIAGAIWGCMGYTVLLCFCLFKTGSISKSVFGAH from the coding sequence TTGATTAGTGAGATCATCGAGAAATGGATAAAAGGCATTTTGATCGATGGCATCACGGGCAACCTCTCCGGCCTGTTCGATAACGTGAACGCCAAGGTGGGCGAAATCGCTTCGGATGTCGGCTCTACCCCGCAGGCGTGGAACAGCGGCATTTTCAATATGCTGCGCAGTCTTTCCGAAACGGTAGTGCTACCCATTGCAGCGGCCATCCTTGCCCTTGTGATGTGCCATGAGCTTATCCAGATGATTACCGAAAAGAATAATATGCACGACTTTGACACTTCTATGTTTTTCCGCTGGATTTTCAAGTCTGCCTTTGCCATCCTCATTGTCAGCAACACATGGAACATCGTCATGGGCGTGTTCGATGCCACCCAGAGCGTTGTCAACCAAAGCTCCGGCGTTATCATCGGCGAAACATCCATCCACTTTGACCGCCTGATACCCGGACTGGAATTTCAGCTGGAAAGCATGACCATCGGCAGCCTACTCAGCCTGTGGTTCCAGACCCTTGTAGTGGGCCTGACCATGAACATCCTGTCCATCTGCATTTTTCTTGTAACATACGGCCGCATGATTGAGATTTACGTTGTGACCGCGCTGGGGCCCATCCCGCTTGCCACCATGGGCAGCAGCGAGTGGCGCAGCACCGGGCAGAACTACTTGAAATCGCTTCTGGCGTTAGGTTTCCAAGCGTTCCTGATTATGATTGTCGTGGGCATCTACGCGGTGCTGATACGCAATATTTCGGGTGCGGCGGACATTGCCGGGGCCATCTGGGGCTGCATGGGCTATACTGTGCTGCTCTGCTTTTGTCTGTTCAAGACCGGCAGCATCAGCAAGTCCGTATTCGGTGCCCATTGA
- a CDS encoding Maff2 family mobile element protein codes for MEFFNSAVDTLQTIVVGLGGALCVWGGINLLEGYGQDNPGSKSQGVKQLVAGGGVALIGVTLVPLLSGLLG; via the coding sequence ATGGAATTTTTCAACAGCGCAGTCGATACTTTGCAGACTATCGTGGTCGGTCTGGGCGGTGCCCTGTGTGTCTGGGGCGGCATCAACCTGTTGGAGGGTTATGGACAGGATAACCCCGGCAGCAAGAGCCAGGGCGTGAAGCAGCTGGTCGCGGGTGGCGGCGTTGCCCTGATCGGCGTGACCCTTGTCCCGCTGCTGTCCGGGCTGCTGGGCTAA
- a CDS encoding VirD4-like conjugal transfer protein, CD1115 family, with amino-acid sequence MKPELKKLLVLNLPYLLFVYLFAKCGQAYRLAAGVDASAKLLHLTDGISAAFANPLPSLHPLDLCVGLAGAVAVRLIVYSKGKNAKKYRKGEEYGSARWGTAKDIAPYIDPKFENNILLTQTERLTMTGRPKDPKTARNKNVLVIGGSGSGKTRFYVKPNLMQCFPTSDYPTSFVVTDPKGTLVLETGQMFQRAGYRVKILNTINFSKSMKYNPFVYIHSEKDVLKLVNTLIANTKGEGEKSAEDFWVKSERLFYTALIGYIWYEAPAEEMNFTTLLEMINASEAREDDPEFQSPVDLMFERLEQKDPDHFAVRQYKKFLLSAGKTRSSILISCGARLAPFDIREVRELMEDDEMELDTIGDEKTILFLIMSDTDTTFNFILAMLQSQLINLLCDRADDKYGGRLPVHVRLILDEFANIGQIPNFDKLIATIRSREISASIILQSQSQLKAIYKDAAEIISDNCDSVLFLSGRGKNAKEISDALGKETIDSFNTSENRGSQTSHGLNYQKLGKALMSEDEIAIMDGGKCILQLRGVRPFFSEKFDITKHPHYKYLADADKKNTFDVDRFLSTLRRKRQQVVAQDESFDLYEIDLSDEDAAE; translated from the coding sequence ATGAAGCCTGAACTGAAAAAGCTGCTGGTGCTGAATCTGCCGTATCTGCTGTTCGTGTACCTGTTCGCCAAATGCGGGCAGGCGTACCGTCTTGCGGCGGGCGTGGATGCTTCGGCAAAGCTGCTCCACCTGACAGACGGCATCTCCGCCGCCTTTGCAAACCCGCTGCCCAGCCTGCATCCGCTTGACCTCTGCGTAGGCCTTGCCGGGGCGGTGGCTGTCCGGCTCATCGTGTACAGCAAAGGCAAGAACGCCAAGAAATACCGCAAGGGTGAAGAATACGGCTCTGCCCGATGGGGCACCGCCAAAGACATTGCCCCGTACATCGACCCCAAGTTTGAAAACAATATCCTGCTGACCCAGACCGAACGCCTGACCATGACCGGGCGGCCCAAAGACCCCAAGACGGCCCGGAACAAGAATGTGCTGGTGATCGGAGGCTCCGGCAGCGGCAAGACCCGCTTCTATGTGAAGCCCAACCTCATGCAATGCTTTCCCACGTCTGATTATCCCACCTCATTCGTGGTCACAGACCCGAAAGGTACACTGGTTCTGGAAACAGGCCAAATGTTCCAGCGGGCAGGCTACCGGGTGAAAATCCTGAACACGATAAACTTTTCCAAGTCCATGAAGTACAATCCCTTTGTTTACATCCACTCGGAAAAGGACGTGCTGAAGCTGGTGAATACACTTATCGCCAACACCAAGGGCGAGGGTGAGAAATCAGCGGAAGATTTTTGGGTGAAGTCGGAACGGCTGTTCTACACGGCTCTGATTGGCTACATCTGGTATGAGGCCCCGGCAGAGGAAATGAACTTCACCACCCTGCTGGAAATGATAAATGCCAGTGAAGCCCGCGAGGACGACCCGGAGTTTCAAAGCCCGGTGGACCTCATGTTTGAACGGCTGGAACAGAAAGACCCGGACCACTTTGCTGTCCGACAGTACAAAAAGTTTTTGCTGTCGGCGGGCAAGACCCGTTCCTCCATCCTGATAAGCTGCGGTGCCCGTTTAGCCCCATTTGACATCCGGGAAGTGCGGGAACTGATGGAGGATGATGAAATGGAGCTGGATACCATCGGGGATGAAAAGACGATTCTGTTTTTGATTATGAGCGACACGGATACCACGTTCAACTTCATTCTCGCTATGCTCCAAAGCCAGCTTATCAACCTGCTGTGTGACCGTGCGGATGATAAATACGGCGGCCGGCTGCCTGTCCATGTGCGGCTGATTCTGGACGAGTTCGCCAACATTGGGCAGATTCCCAACTTCGACAAGCTGATCGCCACCATCCGCAGCCGGGAAATCTCGGCATCCATCATTTTGCAGAGCCAGTCGCAGCTGAAAGCTATCTACAAGGATGCGGCCGAAATCATTTCGGACAACTGCGATTCTGTTCTCTTTTTGAGTGGGCGGGGCAAGAATGCCAAAGAGATCTCCGATGCGCTGGGGAAAGAAACCATCGACAGTTTCAACACCAGCGAAAACCGGGGTTCTCAAACCTCCCACGGACTGAACTATCAAAAATTAGGAAAGGCGTTGATGTCAGAGGACGAAATTGCAATCATGGACGGCGGCAAATGTATTTTGCAGCTGCGGGGTGTGAGGCCGTTCTTTTCGGAGAAGTTCGACATCACCAAGCACCCGCACTACAAATACCTTGCGGACGCGGACAAGAAAAACACCTTTGATGTGGACAGGTTCTTATCTACCCTGCGCCGGAAGCGGCAGCAGGTAGTCGCACAGGACGAAAGTTTTGACCTGTACGAAATCGACCTGTCGGATGAAGATGCAGCCGAATAA
- a CDS encoding PcfB family protein, translating into MQEEVTQKTIALSMKTGKLTAQALQAALKKYLQHRAKGPKLHHGKQSLKQLKAHGAALTNIEVTEANIGAFKPCAKKYGVDFTLRKDKTTQPPHYIVIFKAKDADNLEQAFREFTAKTLSKEQRPSIRKVLAAAKQKAAQQPKRAKERIKQRGLER; encoded by the coding sequence TTGCAGGAAGAAGTCACCCAGAAAACCATTGCCCTGTCCATGAAAACGGGCAAACTCACCGCCCAAGCGTTGCAAGCTGCGCTGAAAAAATATTTGCAGCACCGGGCCAAGGGGCCAAAGCTGCACCACGGCAAGCAAAGCCTGAAACAGCTGAAAGCCCATGGTGCGGCCCTGACCAACATTGAAGTCACGGAGGCGAACATCGGGGCGTTCAAGCCCTGCGCCAAAAAGTACGGCGTGGACTTCACCTTGCGCAAGGACAAGACCACCCAGCCGCCCCACTATATCGTGATCTTCAAGGCCAAGGATGCAGACAATCTGGAACAGGCGTTCCGGGAGTTCACGGCCAAAACACTTTCCAAGGAGCAGCGGCCCTCTATCCGCAAGGTGCTGGCAGCAGCCAAGCAGAAAGCCGCCCAGCAGCCGAAACGTGCGAAGGAAAGAATCAAGCAAAGGGGGCTGGAACGATGA
- a CDS encoding DUF6017 domain-containing protein: MAVFRVEKNSGYTVMSNHHLRNRALSLKAKGLLSQMLSLPEDWDYTLQGLARINRESIDAIRQAIRELEQAGYIQRSRERDEKGRLRGADYVIFELPQPVPASVSPTLENPTLENPTQENPTLENPMQLNKDKLITEKQKKEGLNTDSIPIHSPNPLPLDEDETAASLPERTGSRKEAAYQIYRDLILENIEYDTLTQNPRIDREQLDEIVDILLETVCTNRKSIRVAGDDYPAELVKAKFLKLDSHHIEFVMDCLRDNTTKVRNIKQYLRAMLFNAPSTINSYYAFLVAHDMAQPDWGRPPNT, translated from the coding sequence ATGGCAGTATTTCGGGTAGAAAAGAACAGCGGCTACACGGTCATGTCGAACCACCACCTGCGGAACCGGGCCTTGTCCCTGAAAGCCAAGGGCTTACTCTCCCAAATGCTCTCCCTGCCGGAAGATTGGGACTACACCCTGCAAGGGCTGGCCCGTATCAACCGGGAAAGCATTGACGCGATACGGCAGGCTATCCGGGAACTGGAACAGGCAGGCTACATCCAGCGTTCCAGAGAACGTGACGAGAAAGGACGGCTGCGCGGTGCAGACTATGTGATCTTCGAGCTGCCGCAGCCTGTTCCTGCATCGGTTTCACCTACATTGGAAAATCCAACGTTGGAGAATCCCACGCAGGAAAACCCTACGTTGGAAAATCCAATGCAATTAAATAAAGATAAACTAATTACAGAAAAACAAAAGAAAGAGGGATTAAATACCGATTCCATTCCTATCCATTCCCCAAACCCCTTGCCTTTGGACGAGGACGAGACAGCGGCATCGCTGCCGGAACGGACCGGAAGCCGAAAGGAAGCGGCCTATCAAATCTACCGGGACTTGATTTTGGAGAACATCGAGTATGATACCCTCACCCAGAATCCCCGGATAGACCGGGAGCAGCTGGACGAGATCGTGGACATCCTGCTGGAAACGGTCTGCACCAACCGCAAGTCCATCCGGGTGGCCGGGGACGATTACCCGGCAGAGCTGGTCAAGGCCAAGTTCCTGAAACTGGACAGCCATCACATCGAGTTCGTCATGGACTGCCTGCGGGATAACACCACCAAAGTCCGCAACATCAAGCAATACCTGCGGGCCATGCTTTTTAACGCGCCCAGCACCATCAACAGCTACTATGCGTTCCTTGTGGCGCACGATATGGCGCAGCCCGATTGGGGCCGCCCGCCCAACACCTGA
- a CDS encoding leucine-rich repeat domain-containing protein, with the protein MKQRFTKRTRLVSALLTLAMVFTFQPFSAFAASTGIAFDSPDFVLKFKDAEFQRFLKERCDTNHNGKLDAQELSITEMTIPDDYKIKNLEGIRFFEDLETLDCHGIGLTTLNVGKNFKLRELDCSYNQLKEYYPILSSGLKILNCSHNNLTYMDLGILHGLKLEEVDCSYNKIWRIVMRSEEELVKFDCSNNELMALDVSRCYQLKQLNCSVNQLVELDVKNQTNLTLLDCHHNELTELDVSRNQNLASLTCDGNQLTTLDLRKNTSLSHLSCSENRLACVDFSNMVGSTINADGNRHPIAVLTNGTFDLNTLHGFNVGKASNWHGGSVSGTILTVEDGKDEVSYQYDCGKGVKPTFIFETSLPINEKNFPDPNFRKYIKNYKASGRDVLTVEEQRKVESIEVKGWNISNLKGIEAFPNLKELNCENNSIQKLDLRQNPELEKLICNTNQLTQLDLSKNPKIYHLICSGNQLKQLDVSHLKDLVTLDCSHNDLAQLDVKNSIFLVTLNCSANQLTELDADVKHKTRLVSVECQNNQLTTLILGQNKLLKKLNCAHNQLTQLNLDNMSALEELNCFDNQLTVLDVSSSQNLTKLWLGDNHLTSLNLDNNPNLNFSSTDIYSGENVYTVTLNPDRTFDLRNLPGNFDVTRVTGWEHGKANGNILTVDEGTNVVYYAYKCRSDIMEVSFKLNVTGTGGSTGGGSTGGGSTGGSTGGDSTIPPEAGKYQLTVTDGVATVNGSTGAVLNVKPGDTVTLTADTTKFPENEEFGWWEITPYGSVSNTLTGQYQRTATFTMPNENVSARAMSKSAGVSTGGDDGGGGGGAAILLVGGAAVAGLVGYGVYSYVSEQQLKALLPEGVAMPENRAQTALLLWNTAGRPEPAEAPAFKDVADPDTAKAAQWCVEHGLMDQKLGGRFAPDNSDPAYKTLNAYQQLVG; encoded by the coding sequence ATGAAACAACGATTCACAAAACGAACGCGCCTGGTCAGTGCTCTGCTGACACTGGCTATGGTGTTCACCTTCCAGCCCTTCAGCGCCTTTGCGGCGAGCACAGGAATTGCTTTTGATTCGCCGGATTTTGTACTGAAATTCAAGGATGCAGAATTTCAGCGCTTTCTCAAAGAAAGATGTGACACAAACCACAATGGCAAGCTCGATGCGCAGGAACTCAGCATCACAGAGATGACGATCCCTGACGATTACAAGATCAAAAATCTTGAGGGAATCCGTTTCTTTGAAGATCTCGAAACGCTGGATTGCCACGGTATCGGCTTGACAACACTTAATGTTGGCAAAAATTTCAAACTGAGGGAGCTGGATTGTTCCTATAATCAACTGAAAGAGTATTATCCTATTCTTTCAAGCGGACTGAAAATATTGAATTGCTCCCATAATAACCTGACCTACATGGATCTGGGCATTCTCCATGGGCTGAAACTTGAGGAGGTAGATTGCTCCTATAACAAAATATGGCGAATCGTAATGCGGAGCGAAGAGGAACTGGTCAAATTTGATTGTTCCAACAACGAACTGATGGCGCTGGATGTTAGCCGTTGCTACCAGCTAAAACAGTTGAATTGCTCTGTAAATCAACTGGTAGAGCTGGATGTCAAAAACCAGACTAACCTGACACTGCTGGATTGTCACCATAATGAATTGACAGAACTGGACGTAAGCCGGAATCAGAATCTGGCATCGCTGACGTGTGATGGAAATCAGCTGACAACGCTGGACTTGAGGAAGAATACCAGCTTGAGCCATCTGAGCTGTTCGGAAAACCGGCTGGCTTGTGTGGACTTTTCCAATATGGTCGGAAGCACTATAAATGCTGATGGAAACAGGCACCCTATCGCAGTCCTTACAAACGGAACGTTTGACCTGAACACTCTGCACGGCTTTAACGTGGGAAAGGCAAGCAACTGGCACGGCGGCTCTGTTTCTGGCACGATTCTGACAGTGGAAGATGGCAAGGATGAGGTGAGCTACCAATACGATTGCGGCAAGGGAGTAAAACCTACATTCATCTTTGAAACCAGTCTGCCCATCAATGAGAAAAATTTCCCTGACCCTAACTTTAGAAAGTACATCAAAAACTACAAAGCAAGTGGCAGAGATGTCCTCACGGTGGAAGAACAAAGAAAAGTCGAAAGTATCGAAGTCAAAGGATGGAACATCAGCAACTTAAAAGGCATTGAGGCGTTCCCCAACCTGAAAGAGTTGAATTGCGAAAACAATTCTATCCAGAAATTAGACCTGAGACAGAATCCAGAGTTGGAAAAATTGATATGCAATACGAATCAACTGACCCAGCTGGACCTGAGCAAGAATCCCAAAATTTACCATCTGATTTGCTCTGGGAACCAATTGAAACAGCTGGATGTATCGCATCTGAAAGATTTGGTGACGCTCGATTGCTCGCACAACGATCTGGCGCAACTGGATGTCAAAAATAGTATATTCCTGGTAACACTCAACTGTTCCGCAAATCAGTTGACAGAGCTGGACGCAGATGTGAAACATAAGACCCGTTTGGTAAGTGTGGAATGCCAAAACAACCAGCTGACAACGCTGATTCTGGGCCAAAATAAACTGCTGAAGAAACTGAATTGTGCCCATAATCAGTTGACCCAGCTGAATTTGGACAATATGAGTGCCTTGGAGGAGCTGAACTGCTTCGACAACCAGCTAACCGTGTTGGACGTAAGCAGCAGTCAAAACTTGACTAAATTGTGGCTTGGGGATAACCATCTCACCAGCCTGAATTTGGACAACAACCCGAATCTCAATTTCAGTTCTACTGATATTTACAGCGGTGAAAACGTTTACACCGTTACCCTGAACCCTGACCGTACGTTTGACCTGCGAAATCTGCCCGGGAACTTTGATGTAACCCGGGTTACAGGATGGGAGCATGGCAAAGCCAACGGGAACATTCTGACAGTCGATGAAGGCACAAACGTAGTGTACTACGCTTATAAGTGCAGAAGCGATATAATGGAAGTAAGTTTCAAACTGAATGTGACTGGCACCGGCGGCTCCACTGGTGGTGGTTCCACTGGCGGCGGCTCTACCGGCGGCTCCACTGGCGGCGACTCCACGATTCCCCCGGAGGCGGGCAAGTACCAGCTGACAGTGACCGACGGTGTTGCCACGGTGAACGGCAGCACCGGTGCTGTGCTGAACGTGAAGCCCGGCGATACGGTGACCCTGACGGCAGACACCACCAAGTTCCCGGAGAACGAGGAGTTTGGCTGGTGGGAGATCACCCCCTATGGGTCTGTTTCCAACACCCTGACGGGCCAGTACCAGCGGACCGCAACCTTTACGATGCCCAATGAAAATGTCTCTGCCCGCGCCATGTCCAAGAGCGCCGGTGTCTCCACCGGTGGCGACGACGGCGGTGGTGGCGGCGGCGCGGCCATCCTGCTGGTGGGCGGCGCAGCCGTGGCCGGTCTGGTGGGTTACGGCGTGTACAGCTATGTTTCCGAGCAGCAGCTGAAAGCCCTGCTGCCGGAGGGCGTGGCCATGCCGGAGAACCGTGCCCAGACTGCCCTGCTGCTGTGGAACACCGCAGGCCGTCCTGAGCCTGCCGAAGCCCCGGCCTTCAAGGACGTTGCAGACCCGGACACCGCCAAGGCGGCGCAGTGGTGCGTGGAGCACGGCCTGATGGACCAGAAGCTGGGCGGCCGCTTTGCCCCCGACAACTCCGACCCGGCCTACAAGACCCTGAATGCCTATCAGCAGCTGGTGGGGTAA